The window ACTTCCCAAAGCAATAACGCAACAAATTGGGGCACCGAGGACTCCTGGATGTGCTGATTGATTTGCTTCAAAGTAATATTCAGATAGAATTACACTAAGACCCTGGGGGCTCTGTAAATTCTGATTTCAAACACCAGTACTAACCTTCAACATCTGGATGCTTGAGTAGAATCAGCATTCCGTATCTTAGGGTTGAGCTTACTGTTTCCGTCCCAGCCCCAAACAAATCAAGTATGGTATTGACCATTGCTTCCTCATGAAACTCAGTCGTAGATATATCTTTTTCCTAGTGAAATAAGATTAGCTCCATGacgtaaaataatattttaagttTCTCTTGACATCAGCTCTTGGTATGTAAATGGTTTCCAAATCATTCATTGTTTGGCACAAATATTTTATTTCCTGTACTGTTTAGGGCAAACACACTAGTTGCTTCCACCCACACCAAATTCTTGAGGCACGTGCCCCTCCAACATtcatggtatcatagtatcatagtatataaggctggaaaaagacgcaagtccatctaGTCAAccttaaaaaattaaacaaatgttttttcgaGAAAGTCATCCAGgggtctcttgaacatgtacatagagtacgCCAAAAaaacctcctgcagcctcctctacTTTGCATgtaaaagatgccccctgtctatggtgatggtagaacctcctctcctctacatgtataggatacctcgtgtctatggtgatggtagaaccacctctcccttaggtgtagaggatgcccctgtctatggtgatggtagaaactcctctcctctaggtgtagaggatgccccctttctatggtgatggtagaacctcctctcctctaggtgaagataatgcccctgtctatggtgatggtagaacctcctctcctctaggtgtagaggataccccctgtctatggtgatggtagaacctcctatcctctaggtgaagataatgcccctgtctatggtgatggtagaacctcctctcctctaggtgtagagaattccccctgtctatggtgatggtagaacttcctcccctctagatgtagaggatgccgtctgtctatggtgatggtagaacctcctctcctctaggtgtagaggatgccgcctatctatggtgatggtagaacctcctctcctctaagtgtagaggatgtcccctgtctatggtgatggtagaacctcctctcctctaggtgtagaggatgccccctgtctgtggtgatggtagtacctcctctcctctaggtgtagaggatgcccctgtctatggtgatggtagaatcccctctcctataggtgtagaggatgccccctgtctatggtgatggtagaacctcctctcctctaggtgtagaggatgccccctgtctatggtgatggtagaacctcctctcttctaggtgtagaggatgccccctgtctatggtgatgatagaacctcctctcctctaggcgtagaggatgtccccctgtctatggtgatggtagaacctcctctcctctacatgtataggatacctggtgtctatggtgatggtagaaccacctctcccctagatgtagaggatgccccctgtctatggtgatggtagaacctcctctcctctaggtgtagaggataccccctgtctatggtgaaggtagaacctcctatcctctaggtgaagataatgcccctgtctatggtgaaggtagaacctcctatcctctaggtgaagataatgcccctgtctatggtgatggtagaacctcctttcctctaggtgtagagaattccccctgtctatggtgatggtagaacctcctcccctctaggtgtagaggatgccgtctgtctatggtgatggtagaacctcctctcctctaggtgtagaggatgccgcctatctatggtgatggtagaacctcctctcctctaagtgtagaggatgtcccctgtctatggtgatggtagaacctcctctcctctaggtgtagaggatgccccctgtctgtggtgatggtagtacctcctctcctctaggtgtagaggatgcttctgtctatggtgatggtagaatcccctctcctataggtgtagaggatgccccctgtctatggtgatggtagaacctcctctcctctaggcgtagaggatgtccccctgtctatggtgatggtagaacctcctctcttctacatgtataggatacctggtgtctatggtgatggtagaaccacctctccgctagatgtagaggatgccccctgtctatggtgatggtagaacctcctctcctctaggtgtagaggataccccctgtctatggtgatggtagaacctcctatcctctaggtgaagataatgcccctgtctatggtgatggtagaacctcctctcctctaggtgtagagaattccccctgtctatggtgatggtagaacctcctcccctctaggtgtagaggatgccatctgtctatggggatggtagaacctcctctcctctaggtgtagaggatgccccctgtctatggtgatggtagaacctcctctcctctaggtgtagaggatgtcccctgtctatggtgatggtagaacctcctctcctctaggtttagaggatgccccctgtctgtggtgatggtagtacctcctctcctctaggtgtagaggatgcccctgtctatggtgatggtagaacctcctctcctctaggtgtagaggatgtcccctgtctatggtgatggtagaacctcctctcctctaggtttagaggatgccccctgtctgtggtgatggtagtacctcctctcctctaggtgtagaggatgcccctgtctatggtgatggtagaacctcctctactctaggtgtagaggatgtcccctgtctatggtgatgatagaacctcctctcctctaggcgtagaggatgtccccctgtctatggtgatggtagaacctcctctcctctacatgtataggatacctggtgtctatggtgatggtagaaccacctctcccctagatgtagaggatgccccctgtctatggtgatggtagaacctcctttcctctaggtgtagaggatgcctcctgtctatggtgatgatagaacctcctctcctctaggagtagaggatgccccctgtctatggtgatgatagaacctcccgtcctctaggtgtagaggatgtccctgtctatggtgatggaagaaccacctctcctctagttgtagaggatgccctctgtctatggtgatggtagaacctcctctcctctaggtgtagaggatgtcccctgtctatggtgatggtagaacctcctctcctctaggtgtagaggatgcccctttctacggtgatggtagaacctcctctcctctaggtgtagaggatacccctgtctgtggtgatggtagaacctcctctcctctaggtgtagaggatgcccctgtctatggtgatggtagaaccacctctcctctaggtgtagaggatgccccctgtctatggtgatggtagaacctcctctcctctatgtgtagatgatgcccccttgtcctggtcataggcttaggtatgaaaagatctttgagagatccttgtactgtccgttcaggtatttgtacattgtaatgaggtttaccctccaccattacccccaagtccttttcagcttcagttttactaagtaattgactgtttagaacataattatacttattCTTCTATATAAAGTACAGCATTTAGAACCAACCTACCTGTTGCATCCTCATTATAAAGCAGTCAATAAAATCCCGGGGATCATTGGGATCCAGAGTTTCCCTATGCATTTTTACACGCTTGGAAATAAATTCCTTGATGACTTCACCGGCAGCAAACAATTTGTGATGAGGTCCCGGAATCTTTTGCATAACATTAGGATAGATATTGTATATCTGAAAATAATTGATTTAGTAAAGTCAGAATATGTAGACAATGAGCACGTTTCTAGAACCAAAACAAATCTTCCATTACCTGTCCCCAAGCTGAGCTAAATCCTATAAAGATTTTATGTAGTAAATCCAGAAGCGTCAGAAATTCCTTGTCCTCATACTTGAATCTTTTTCCAAATACCACCGAACAAATGACATTGGAAACCGCTTTGGAGAGATAGAAGGTTGGATCCAATTGCTGACCTGTAATGGaagaactttttttctttacggaagtgttctttttttttgttgctgggtGGTCCAAGGTAGGAAGAGTGTAGATATACAATCCTTGTTTCTTCTTCAAacaatgtatagtgtagtatttgTTATAGGAAAGCTCCATTCCATCCATTGTGTGCTCAGTGTAGAACccattaaaggggtcttcccacgaacaaaagttagaaGATTGATTGCGTCAATCTCACCTTCAGTATTCCTTGACCCCTTGCCTGTTTTCTGACTATTCATTTTGTTAAGGTAAACTTTTCTTactttcctaaaagcattgtaacagagacttcatgtTAAGATGGCGCTGGCATCATGATCATTACCAAAACAATCAAAGATTAAGAATTTCAAAAATGCATTATCCTGACGTCatggaagttctccaatcaagagactacatgagctgggaattctccgcccccctTCTACTTCTCTCCTaatttctatatagacttgtggatccaaataaagcttgcgcagtgcCAAACTGCCCGGGGCATGAGTGAgacttaaatcagcaaatgttgtctgaattatttcttatgatgtgcacacatgcttattgattagaaacacacggtcaacgcacactaaaagaggatgtcttaaaTCCCTACCCCAACAGTTTTGCCTGTAAAATCTGTACTGCGTTGTTCTCTTGGTTTTGATCTCTATTTATGGAATTCATTTCTATCTATGTATTGTCCAGTCTTTGTCTCAGTATTTGTACATTGGTGCAAGAAGGGAACATCAACCAGTTGCCacctaacattaaaggggtttttccaccaaAGATCCTCATAGAACGTGAAAACAAGGGGGCCGTCGGATTAATGCACGGCCGTCTGATGGGGAGACGAGGGGGGCGAGTTTTCGCGATCTGCAGGGGAtaactttccttcgtgggaaaacacctttaatgtTAGGTGGCAACTGGTGGATGTTCCCTTCTTGCACCAATATACAAATACTGAGATAAAGACTGGACAATACAAAGATAGAAATGCATTCCATCAATAGAGATCAAAACCAAGAGAACAACGCAGTACAGATTCTCTAGGCAAAATGAATAGTCAGAAAACGGGCAACGGGTCAAGCAATACTAAAGGTAAGATTGATGCAAGCTCTAAATATGCTTCATAGCCAGCACTGGTAAATGACAGGAAACTCTTCTATGAGATGTCAGAATCCTTGTCCAGGAGGTGATTGGACATGATCCCTGACATCCACACAAGGTGGACCAGCAGGGGAGAAATCTGAATGGGGGGAGAATATTTTACGGACAGATAATAGCACTGAAGCCTGGATTGTAGATAAGGTGTGATTTTATGTAGTTCTTACCTTTGCTCTTTTGAAATTCTTCCACAAGGAACTGGGCCTCTTCTTGGATTCTCTGTTCGATGCTTCTTTTACCCATCCCGAAGTTCCTTAATGTCATCAAAGAAAATCGGCGTAGCTGTTTCCAGCGCTCCCCATTACTGCCTATCACGCCTAAGAAAATATGAAAGATTATTATGAAGGATTTCATCTAAACTATTCGGAAAGACATTTTCCAATAGTCAATTGTGGAAGTTTTGGCTCCAAATAAAATTAATTAGGTAAATTACGGAGCATCAGAAGCCACATGGTCTACGAAGACTTATACCTCTCCTATGGGGTTAATGGATTGTCAAGATCGATACACATTTTAATCAAAATTCGGTCTTGGTCCTTACCATGTCCTCCAGAATTAAACTTGTCCATAAAGGGCATATACCCTCTGCCACTGAAGACCTCCGCGTTGTCAATGAGCGCCTCCTTCACTGCATCGTAACTGCACAACACCACGACAGGATCCATGCCCATATGAAGAGTATATACCGGTCCATATTTTTCACTCAGCTAGGTCAGACAAGAAAAACTGGTCAGAACAATGCGATGCAAATATCTTTTCCAGGGTAGGATAataaaaacattgcctcttagcttccATGCAAGGCAACCCCCTTTTCATCAAGAATGACTTTTAGGACGCCTAATGCTGTCaatagttgggaatctgttccttttcgaatagatatacaggcagtccccgggttacgtacaagatcggttctgtaggtttgtccttaagttgaatttgtatgtaagttggaactgtatgttttataattgtaaccatagACAAatgtttttggtttctgtgacaattggattaataaatgttggattgtcataagaaccaggattaacaataaagtttcattgcagacgcctttgataatgtttataactgtttattgtagcctagggctaaagtatattaaattgccaacatccagagatccgtttgtaactaggggttgtctgtaagttgggtgttcttaagtaggggaccgcctgtactggtttGGCATTTATCCtgcattatgtcattaggcttcctggaagTCATGCATGATGGtaaggggactgccttacaaggtagtaaaAGACAATCCTggaaatgtatttgcatttttcccagaatcccccagtggagcatcaatggctgtaagtctctatAAGTAGACCTCTTACTTCCCTGTGATTTTATACTCTTCCATGCTCTTATACCTAAGATCCAACAACAGAACTGGATTCAAATTTGATTCTACACATTTATTCCTGTAATTGTGGCTTTTCCTCAGGCTTTCTGATTAGAGCTAAACACATGCCAACGTTACCGAATCTTGTCCATGCCTGTGCGCTTCTTATACTCAAACACGTGAGACCTCCGACTGTTGGTGCAAGGAGCCTTACAGAAATGTTTATTATCTCTCAATCGGGTGAactcatttttattttactgatAATCGTACACAATAGTAACAAAGAAATTTTCAAAATATTGAAAGTTATGGGACCGATGTATTATGATTGGGGCTTTGTGTGCCAGGCTTAGTAATCGATGTACTTGGTGCACGACCTACCAAAATTACTAAGAGGTGTCAACCTCTTAGAGATTCTGGCACAGGACCAGATGTGAAATCTACACCAGGTCCCGGATTTCAAATCTAACCTGAAGAAGGTTTTTGGTGCAGGTTGTAGTAAATTTGACCGCCTAGGTATCCCTGGAAATGGCAAAAAGAGTCGTAATTTCTGTTTTGCCTTCATTGGCCAAAATTGGCACTCAAGGAATGATATTTCAGccccaatggggaacatttacttacccgtccggaggagttcccgaaagtgcgttgtccgacgacaatgccctgtgccacgattcacaaacatcatgcgcccgatatcctgcatgtgtctcctcCCTGTCcaggtccgacaaagttcaccttcttcttcctggtgcatgtaagtgcattggttgcgacacaattttaatcttaattcccgagctcagtccaaatcagttggatcgtctgacggcccaccgCCCCGATTCCTGTTgcttgaaagcagcgcagctgcgccaaaatccgattgtgtgcgacacaatccccagttaaatacctgtcacagcagcgcaaatcccaaataccatgaacagtccgatggaaatgcgatccgcagacccatagtaaataagcctcattgggggtcatttactaagggccgattcgcgttttcccgacgtgttatccaaatatttccgatttgcgccaatttcccttgaattgccccggcgtggccgaacgaaaacccgacggattcggaaaaaccgccgcatttttttaaaaaaatgtgtcgcggagcttgcacttaccttcactaggaataggcctgtGAACTGGAGTGCGTTCTGGtgctcttcagcgcagaagcgctacctggtggacgtcggaggaactgcctcaatgtatcccggctggacccgaatccaccgcagagaacgcgccgctggatcacgaatggaccgggtaagtaaatctgccccaatgtctttaaaaTTAGAAAATACTGCAGATAGTCCAACATGTGTTATGCTGCTTATAAATCCTCTGTAGTCAATAGACTGTTAATATGAATTAATTTTTATaaggtttaacccctttaaacctaagtttttaaatttttttgtgtttccctTTTTTAACTGCTTTACTTCCAGAAGACATAACTTTTGGATTTTTTCGATTACAAAGCTATATGTTGGCTTCTTATATCCgagacaaattttattttctagcGGCACCATTTTATATTCTGTGAAATTGTAACAAGTattgggtagtggacccactggggcagatttacttacccggtccattcgcgatccagcggcgcgttctctgcgctggattcgggtccggccgggattcattaaggtagttcctctgccgtccaccaggtggcgctgctgcgctgaaaaggatcggaacgcactggagttcaccgggccgggctgagtgaaggtaagcgcaagctccgcgccagattttttttttttaaatgcggtggtctttccgaatccgtcgggttttcattcggccacacccccgatttccgtcgcgtgcatgccagcgccgatgcgccacaaaccgatcgggtgcgccaaaatcccggggcaattcaggggaaatcggcgcaaatcggaaatattcgggtaacacgtcgggaaaacgcgaatcgggcccttagtaaatgacccccactactGTGTTATCCTACTGATTTGACTTAGGGTTATCCCTAAACCTCTCCGGTATTTACACTTTAAGAGGGATCTGGACTTTGCTGTGGAGGGGTTACAAGGCcgctacctcttgtggtggtcctaGTGCAGAGAGCAGCTGGCCCAGCGGGCACAGCGACACCGGTGCATGGTACCAATGGGTCAGGCAAGTAAATGGTCAATGTCAGAAGTAGAGACCGGCGGCGTACTAGCAGAATCAGAAAACAGGCCCAGCGTCATGGCTGGTAGCAAAGGTTCAAGATGCAAGCCGGGGTCGAATACCAAGGGGCACACAACCGGAAAGGAGTCTGAGAACAAGCCGGGGGTCACACACAGGAAGTCAACAGAAACAAGCACCATAATGCAGGACTAACAAACTAGGAAGCTTTGCTCAGGTGAAGGGAAGCAGGGCATGCTGGACTATATGGCTACACGTGCACACTGATAGGTTGGAATATAAATGGTGGTACATTCCCTGTTCCATTAAGAAGGGGAGAGGGACACCCTGTGCACCCTAAGGGACCTGGAGGATTAAGCATGCCCGACAGAGGAGGGAGTACGCAACAGGGGTTTGATGGAACATGGCTGGAGAAGGCAACGGTAAGTAAGCTGCATCGGGGGATGAGTGCAGGGGCGGAACCCTTTGGCAGCTTTACAGCCATTTACTGCGACACAGGAAAAATATTCTAAaggtggtggaattggcaaaaataCACCGTTGTGCCATATTATGATGACATAAGTTGTATGGTTTTcaattttaatttacatttttttcatatttttttacgttattttttaACCATTATTTCAGCCCCCTAGGGTACATGAACCCTGAGAGGTCTGATCATTAAACAATATATTGCAAATCAATTGTATTGTAGTACCGGTATATTGTAGATTTTGCAGTTTGTCTcagatgataaaccagagacattactcatagatctaggcacagtgactgtggtaatccttttatatttgtttttcatggtctccttccttctaaaataagcttttaaaaaattctgttaaagagcctgaagggctctagtgGGTGTTTCTACAGCCTTTCAGTGCCAAAGTGACaaagttacaatgagcagaacagcctgtgaaaagacatcactgaggggctccgtGAAAAACTACcacagcccttcaggctcattagcataatcctcaaagttgattttagacggaaggagaccatggataacaaatattaagaAGAtacccacagtcccggtgcctggatctataagtaatgtccttggtttatcaggatggattttgatgaaagattttctttaatgtgttCCTGACACCAAACCTTCCCAAAACTAAACAAACGGGGAGTAAAAACAGTTTCCTTACTTTATATTAAAAAACTAAAGCTAAATTTTACTTTACCAAAACTTGGTAACTGAAAGCTTCAAGGAAAGCGTCCAAGGATGAGACATTATTTACTTGCATCAAATTGGGCAGAGACCTTGTGGCTCCCTGAGGACCAGTCTGGAAATATCTAGACTTACCTTAATGAGCGACTTGTGGACTTCTTTGCCGTTGAGTTGATGAAGGTTCCCCAGGATGGGCAGCGGTGTTGGACCTGGTGGTAGTTTCCCTTTGCTCTTCCCTTTCTGGGCTTGTGTTATACTGAGGACAATGAAGACTATGCACACGATTAGTAACAAGGTAGAAGCTCCGATGATCTCCATTGTAACAACTTCCTCCTCGTCAGACTGTAGCACTAGGGTATTAACTCTTTATAAATAGGTTCCCCCAGGGGGTTGTATTTGGCACATTTGATATTTATCTGATACATGGACTTAGTTCTTAGTGTTGGAGCCAAATGCACGGCAGAGATTGAGAAACTAACCAGGAACGGACAGTCACGAGGATAGGAAAGTCCACCCTTTTTCTACACTTTTATAAGGACGGAATAAATAACACGTCTTGTCCCTGGATGATCTGACAGTAAGGTAACTACAACCGAGATAAAGAAAAGCTATAAAAACACTAACAATAGTTATGTATCAGAAACTGGGGTAAAATGCAGGAGCAGCGTGTGAAATGAAGTACATCCGTTACTGCTTCTATAGGAATTTAGAGTGTGACCTTACAGTTTTAGGGGTTCACTGGTCTGATGCATTACTAAGTgtcagggatagtggacccagTGTACCAACCTTAGCGATGatgcaagccgacacctgggagcggagtctaaatggcagccgcttttcaccagagcccgccgcaaagcggacaGAATTGCTGCGGCAGCATACCACCAGCGGTGGTGGCAAAGGCAAGGTCCAGAATCGGCAGGCTGGATAAGATTcaaggtcaggcaggaggtcagcaaGGAATCGAAGGTCAGGAATGCAGCATaaggtcacaacggaaaatccaCAGGAATCACAACAGGAACACTTTcgctaaggctatgaggcacaaagatctggaagaggggtcacaggaagaggccggctatttaATAGGTCAGCGGCTGGTCAGCGGCAATTAGCGGCTCCCTGGgcctttaaatctcacagagccGGCTTGTGCCCTATGAGGTGGGGACATGCACCCCGAGCCTCGGGAGACGTTGCTGGAgcacggagaggtaagtgaggcttAAGCTGGCACGGAGCCACACGGGGGCACCTGCAACCCGAGACACATCAGAAATAATCTTAGAGAAGAAATATTTTCTGCTCATCTATTTGAAATCCATCAAAATACAGTGAGAAAGATTATTCACAAGTGGGAAGTATTGAGTTGCAAATCTTCTCAGGAGTAGACTTTCCAGCCAATTCACGCCAAGAACCACACAAAAAACTAATGCTACATCTAAGACTTCAAGGGCCTCAGTTAGTATGTTAAATGTTCAAGTTCAGAACagagtttggcttgtttggaaggTTAAAGCAGAGATTTAGTATAATAACGCATTTTTGGGCATAAACCAAACACATCAATGAAAATCTAATTTCAGCAATCGAACACAGTGGTGGTCGGAGATATTTCTGGCTTGTTTTGCATACCACACCGTAGCCTTATTGAACATGTGAGTGAAATGCAGGAAAGGATGGCCGCCATAATGCCCATTGTGAAAGAGCACATGTTGCAGGCTCAAGAAGCTCAAGCTAGGGTGTACAATAAATCTGCAAAAGTCAAGTCCTTTCAAAGCGGTGATCGTGTGTTAGTGCTTTTGCCGACAGTTGAAAGCAAATTTTTGGCAAAGTGGCAAGGCCCCTATGAGATTCGGGAAACACTAAGTGAGGTAAACTATAGGGTGCATCAACCAGGGAAAAGAAAGCCACTCCAAATTTACCATGTGAACTTGCTTAAGCCTTGGAAAGACAGAGAGGTGCTGACTGCTGGAAGTTGGCCTAGAGATTCACCTAGTCATGAACTACAGGAGGTCAAGGAGTTCCTACAGAGAAATAGAGAGATTTTTCTGACCTGCCAGGGTGGACCAATGTCATACAGCACGACATAGTGACAGAGCCAGGACAAAAGGTACGGTTGAGATCTTATAGGGTAGCAGAGGCTCAAACACAGACTATTTCGGAGGAGGTGGGAAAAATGTTGTCTCTGGGGGTTATAGAGAAGTCTAACAGTGGTTGGTCAAGCCCCATAGTTCTAATTCCCAAATCTGATGGCAGTCttaggttctgcaatgactttaaacAGTTaaatgaagtttcaaaatttgacGCCTACCCTATGCCACGAGTAGACGAACTGATTGAAAGATTAGACCTGGCAAGATATATTACTACTTTGGATCTGACCAAAGGCTATTGGCAAGTGCCACTTACTGAAGCGGCGAAGGAGAAAATAGCATTTTCCACGCCTGATGGTCATTTCCAATATGTAGTTCTCCCCTTTGGCCTGCATGGTGCGCCGGCTACATTTCAAAGATTGATGGACCTTATTTAACAGCCTCACAAGGAGTATGCGTCTGCATATTTGGACGATGTGGTTATTTTTAGCCCAGACTGGGAGTCACATTTAAAAAAGGTCCAAGGGGTGTTAAACTCAATTCGAGAGGCGGGCTTGACAGCTAacccaaaaaaatgtgccataGCCCTGGAGGAAGCCAGATATTTGGGATACaccattgggcgaggtgtcattaaGCCCCAAATGGATAAGGTTGAGGCTATAAGAAATTAGCCTAAACCTGTTTCAAAAAAGCAGGTAAAGGCTTTTTTT is drawn from Engystomops pustulosus chromosome 9, aEngPut4.maternal, whole genome shotgun sequence and contains these coding sequences:
- the LOC140077668 gene encoding cytochrome P450 2G1-like: MEIIGASTLLLIVCIVFIVLSITQAQKGKSKGKLPPGPTPLPILGNLHQLNGKEVHKSLIKLSEKYGPVYTLHMGMDPVVVLCSYDAVKEALIDNAEVFSGRGYMPFMDKFNSGGHGVIGSNGERWKQLRRFSLMTLRNFGMGKRSIEQRIQEEAQFLVEEFQKSKGQQLDPTFYLSKAVSNVICSVVFGKRFKYEDKEFLTLLDLLHKIFIGFSSAWGQIYNIYPNVMQKIPGPHHKLFAAGEVIKEFISKRVKMHRETLDPNDPRDFIDCFIMRMQQEKDISTTEFHEEAMVNTILDLFGAGTETVSSTLRYGMLILLKHPDVEERIHQEIDKVIGRDRAPCIEDRSHMPYTDAAIHEIQRFIDIVPLGVPHKVTQDLTFRDYFIPKGTTIYTVLSSVLRDPKQFKCPDQFNPGHFLDDKGKFRRNDGYMPFSSGKRICAGEGLARMELFLFLTTILQNFTLRSPVDREEIDLTPSMSGFGNLPPNYELAFIPR